The sequence below is a genomic window from Oncorhynchus clarkii lewisi isolate Uvic-CL-2024 unplaced genomic scaffold, UVic_Ocla_1.0 unplaced_contig_180_pilon_pilon, whole genome shotgun sequence.
CAGTGCCTTGTTCTGGCAGAGTTCTCCCACACGCTCACGAACTGAGAGATGAACCTCTATATGTGGCTATTGTCGTTCTTACTGCGGTCGTCTGCACTTCGGCAGAAAGTAAGTCTTTTATTGATTTTAATGCCAATTGAATTAGGGCCAGGGTCATATTAATTTATTCAAGGTACTGGGTATATGAAGTGTAATAACGGTTTAAAATAGACTTTGAACCAGTATTTGGTTCAATCACTTTGTAAAGATTGAAGCTGATGTAAATGATTTGGTGTATTTATCACTCAACTGAACTTGTATGCTATTGTTTGGGGTTCCAGTTCCTCATGAGACCGTCTATGTGCAGGGCTGTCTTGAGAAGACAAAGGTGGAGGCGGAGGCAGAGCTTCAGGTGGATGGGGAGGAAGTGGTATATGCTGACTTCCAGAGTGGACAGGAAGTTTGGACATTGCCTGGTTTCCTCAGGCCGTTGCCAACTTCCACTGTTCGTAACTTCTACAAGAATGCCGTTAAAGGCAGACGATTGTGTCAGGATGCCTTGGCTCTTTGGATATTAGAAGAAAAGTGTCCACCTGAGGTAAAAGGTAAAGAGCAAATCAACTTTATGACAATAATTAATACGAAGATGAAAAGTGACATTTATTTATTACAGTGAGAGATTGATTTTAAAGCTAGTGgttgtatcccccccccccagatgCCCCTGAGAGCACCATCTACCCCAGGGCTGAGGAGGTGCTGGGGGTGGAGAACACCCTTATCTGCTTTGCCAATCATTTCTACCCCCCGCCTGTCAAAGTCAACTGGACCAAGAATGGCCTGGAGGTGACTGAGGGAGCGTCTCTCAGTCGATACTATCCTAATAGAGATGGAACGTTCCACCAGTTCTCCAGCCTGAGTTTCACTCCACAGGAGGGGGATGTCTATGCCTGCACTGTGGAGCACACAGCCTTGGAGGACCCCAAAACCAGGTTCTGGGGTGAGAAACTGTTTCTCTAAATAGGGTATTTATTAAATTATCTTGGGTCTTTGGAAGCCTATCAGATATAAGAAAATCTGAAACTCAGGGTAATGTTTCCTCATAAACTATTCCCACTGTAATATATAATAGTTGAAATATGTATTTCTTCAATGTTTTGATGGCACCGCTTTCCTCTTGTCCCCCAGAGTCTAAGATACATGAGGTGAGTGGGTCCAGTGCTGGTCCTGCTGTATTCTGTGGAGTGGGCCTGACTCTGGGACTGTTGGGAGTGGCTACCGGAACATTCCTGTACGTCAAAGGACAACAGTTCAACTGATttgtgacatacagtgccttgcgaaagtattcggcccccttgaactttgcgaccttttgccacatttcaggcttcaaacataaagatataaaactgtatttttttgtgaagaatcaacaacaagtgggacacaatcatgaagtggaacgacatttattggatatttcaaacttttttaacaaatcaaaaactgaaaaattgggtgtgcaaaattattcagcccctttactttcagtgcagcaaactctctccagaagttcagtgaggatctctgaatgatccaatgttgacctaaatgactaatgatgataaatacaatccacctgtgtgtaatcaagtctccgtataaatgcacctgcactgtgatagtctcagaggtccgttaaaag
It includes:
- the LOC139401675 gene encoding H-2 class II histocompatibility antigen, A-Q alpha chain-like, producing MFSSSICKREEEPALELSVPCSGRVLPHAHELRDEPLYVAIVVLTAVVCTSAEIPHETVYVQGCLEKTKVEAEAELQVDGEEVVYADFQSGQEVWTLPGFLRPLPTSTVRNFYKNAVKGRRLCQDALALWILEEKCPPEVKDAPESTIYPRAEEVLGVENTLICFANHFYPPPVKVNWTKNGLEVTEGASLSRYYPNRDGTFHQFSSLSFTPQEGDVYACTVEHTALEDPKTRFWESKIHEVSGSSAGPAVFCGVGLTLGLLGVATGTFLYVKGQQFN